The bacterium genomic interval CGATCGCTCGGGAAATCGTCGCCGCCGGGCAGGAGCAGCCCATCGAGCCCTTCGATCAGCCCCGCCGTGTCCGACTGGATCGGAAGCTGCACCGCGATCCCGCCCGCCTCGTCGACCGCCCGCGCGTAGGCGTGGTCGATGTAGACGTAGTCCCTACCCGGCCGCCAGCGACCGCGATCGTCGAGGCAGAGCGGAATCCCGATTCGCGGCCTTTCCATGGCACGAGCATAGCCAGCTGCGGCATCCTGCCCGGATGGCGCAGGTGGTGATCGCGGGATGCGGCTACGTGGGGAACGCGTTGGCCGGGATGCTGATGGCGGAGGGGCACGAAGTCTTCGGCGTCCGACGAAACGTCGACGCCCTGGCTCCGGGCGTGAAGGGCATCGCCGGCGATCTCGCCGAGCCGTCGGCGCTCGGGCCGGCGCCGCCGCGGGTCGAGTACGCGGTCTTCGCCGTCGGCGCCGACGGCGGAAACGAGAAGGCCTATCGCCACGCCTATCTCGACGGCCTCGCGGGCTTCCTCCAGTGGCTCCTCGACGAGGGACAGCGACCGAAGCGGATCGTGATGACCTCGAGCACGAGCGTCTACGGGCAGCGGCGAGGCGAGATCATCACCGAGGAATCCCCCACCCATCCCACCCAGTTCCGCGGCGAGACCCTGCTCGCGAGCGAGGGGCTCGTCTCCGCCAGCGCGATCCGGAGCGTCGTCGTCCGACTCGGGGGGATCTACGGGCCCGGTCGCACGCGCTTGATCCAGCGTGCCCGGTCGGGGGAGCTCGTCCTGCGAGGGCGTGAGCACTACACGAACCGGATCCACCGGGACGATGCCGCCGGCCTGATTCGTCATCTGCTCTTCCATCCCGATCCGGCGCCCCTCTATCTCGGCGTCGACGACCGGAGCGCCGAGGAGTCCGAGGTCTACACCTGGCTCGCGAAGGAGACCGGTGGCCCGCCGCCGAAGGAGCCGGACGCCGAGGCCGCGCCGAGCGATCGGCGGAGGGAGGTCGGGAGCAAGCGATGCAGCAACGCCCTCGCCCGGGAGAGCGGCTACCGATTCCGCTTCCCGACCTACCGTGAGGGCTACGGCGAGCTGATCCGCGAGACGGCCGACGCTTGAGCGACGGCCGTCCGATGCCGCGACTCGCCTCCGAGACCCTCGCCATGCCCGGGGCGATCTATTCGCCCTTCGCGGATCGCATGGCGGATCACCCGGGCCCGCTCTTCCCCCTCCACGTCGGCGATACCTGGCGGGATCCCTTCCCCGGCGCGCGCTCCGAGGACGTCGCGTCGGCGGATCATCCGCGCCTCCACGCCTACGGCGACACGCGCGGCCTGCCGGCGCTGATCGAGGCGATCGCCGCGAAGCTCGCGCGCCGCAACGGGCTGACGCACGCGCCGGACGAGATCCTCGTGACCGCCGGCGCGACGGGAGGACTGGCGGCCGTCGCCGGAGCGACGCTCTCGCCCGGCGACGAGATCCTGATCCTGGCCCCGTTCTGGCCCCTCATCCGGGGGATCGCCCAGAGCTTCCGCGCGAAGCCCGTGGAGGTCCCCTTCTTCGATCGCGTCTCGAACGTCGAGGAGGCCGTCGCGTCGGTCGCTTCACGGATCACCCCCCGGAGCCGCGTCCTCTACGTCTCGACGCCGTCGAATCCGACGGGTCGGGTGATTCCGGGGGAGTGGCTCGAAGCGCTCGCGGCGCTCGCCCGGCGCCACGACCTCTGGATCTTCTCCGACGAGGTCTACGAGGACTATCACTACGACGGCGGCCCCGGCGCCCACGTCTCGATGGCCTGCTTCGCGCCCGAACGGACGGTCTCGGTCTACTCGTTCTCGAAGAGCTACGCGATGGCGGGGCAGCGGGTGGGCTACCTGGCCGCGCCCGCGGACCTGATCCACAACGCACGCAAGATCGGGACCCACGTCTACTACCACGCACCGATCATCGCGCAGTACACGGCCCTCGCGGCCCTCGAAGGCGGGGCGGGCTGGCTCGAGACGGCCCACGCCCAGGATCGCGAGGTCGGACGCCGGGTCGCCGACCTGCTCGGCGAGGACGCGCCGCGGGGCGGGACCTTCCTCTTCCTGGACGTGCGCGATCGCCTGGACGAACGGGGGCTCGAGGGACTGCTCGAGGACTGCCTCGCCGAGGGCGTCCTCGTCGCGCCGGGCTCGAGCTGCGGCGAGGCCTACGGCGAATGGATCCGGTTGAGCTTCACGGCCGCACCGGCGGACGACGTGATCGAGGCGGCGACGCGACTCGCGAAGGTCCTCGGTCGCGGCTGAAGCGCGCGGGGGCACGCCCTTCGGGCCCGTGATCGAGTATCCTCGGTCGGCCGCGCCTCGCGCGACGACACCTCGCCCGCGCCTGTCGAGCGCCCGACCGAAGGACCCCCGCCATGTCGATCGATCTCGTGAAGAACGCCCCGAAGACGCCCGCCCGGGAGGCGAGCATCCAGTCGATGGAGCTCGCGATGGCCGGCGATGGGGAGGGCTGGCTCGCCCTCTTCGCCGACGATGCCGTCGTCCAGGATCCCTACG includes:
- a CDS encoding SDR family oxidoreductase, whose product is MAQVVIAGCGYVGNALAGMLMAEGHEVFGVRRNVDALAPGVKGIAGDLAEPSALGPAPPRVEYAVFAVGADGGNEKAYRHAYLDGLAGFLQWLLDEGQRPKRIVMTSSTSVYGQRRGEIITEESPTHPTQFRGETLLASEGLVSASAIRSVVVRLGGIYGPGRTRLIQRARSGELVLRGREHYTNRIHRDDAAGLIRHLLFHPDPAPLYLGVDDRSAEESEVYTWLAKETGGPPPKEPDAEAAPSDRRREVGSKRCSNALARESGYRFRFPTYREGYGELIRETADA
- a CDS encoding pyridoxal phosphate-dependent aminotransferase; the protein is MSDGRPMPRLASETLAMPGAIYSPFADRMADHPGPLFPLHVGDTWRDPFPGARSEDVASADHPRLHAYGDTRGLPALIEAIAAKLARRNGLTHAPDEILVTAGATGGLAAVAGATLSPGDEILILAPFWPLIRGIAQSFRAKPVEVPFFDRVSNVEEAVASVASRITPRSRVLYVSTPSNPTGRVIPGEWLEALAALARRHDLWIFSDEVYEDYHYDGGPGAHVSMACFAPERTVSVYSFSKSYAMAGQRVGYLAAPADLIHNARKIGTHVYYHAPIIAQYTALAALEGGAGWLETAHAQDREVGRRVADLLGEDAPRGGTFLFLDVRDRLDERGLEGLLEDCLAEGVLVAPGSSCGEAYGEWIRLSFTAAPADDVIEAATRLAKVLGRG